In Triticum urartu cultivar G1812 chromosome 6, Tu2.1, whole genome shotgun sequence, the following proteins share a genomic window:
- the LOC125515621 gene encoding extended synaptotagmin-1-like gives MLTPSAGTPPPPPPFSLSSPAPTPTSSFLPTHRHRRRRRCLPVPKAAAFPPRRAAAPLSANNLPAPEQTPPPTSTPTPASPARPSPAFAAGGYRAGGEDPLVSKLRTQLGVIHPLPAPPPLPSLPRSVLGLFALFFFVGAAFDKLLTLRRRRRAEREVRVNGSWPQVPTSGFSLFLEEKDLQRKESVEWVNMVLGKLWKVYRPGIEGWIVGLLQPVIDNLQKPDYVNRVEIRQFHLGEEPLSVRNVERRTSRRANDLQYQIGIRYAGDARMALALSLKFSAVPIVVPVWVRDFDIDGELWVKLRLIPTEPWVGAVSWAFVSLPKIKFELSLFRLFNLMAIPVLSIFLTKLLTEDLPRLFVRPKKIVLDFEKGRAMGPVAGDVASDIIQNVASGIMQGVASDLVQDVQDGNKDFVGELSVTLVDARKLSFVLFGKTDPYVAMILGDQVIKSKKNSQTTVTGLPEEPIWNQDFHMLVVNPRKQKLCIQVKDTVGFTDITIGTGEVDLSSLKDTVPTDKIVTLYGGWGFFGKRSSGEVLLRLTYKAYVEDEEDETVKTEYATGYISDEDTLDFVQLDGTRRGDFNGNERETFMDLLAALLVSEEFQGIVSSAETKSSRGAEKAEVSQASDVAVPAGIAVATGPVSSNPEDRALVWLAAITSVMLLVSSNIGGSGYFNP, from the exons atgctgacCCCCTCCGCCGgcaccccgccgcctcctcctcccttctCCCTCTCTAGCCCCGCGCCAACCCCCACCTCCTCCTTTCTCCCCACCCACCGCCACCGCCGTCGCCGACGATGTCTCCCCGTCCCCAAAGCCGCCGCCTTTCCGCCCCGGCGCGCGGCAGCACCGCTCTCCGCCAACAACCTCCCCGCCCCCGAGCAGACCCCACCACCCACCTCCACCCCAACCCCCGCCTCCCCCGCGCGCCCCTCCCCGGCCTTCGCGGCGGGGGGCTACCGCGCCGGAGGCGAGGACCCGCTGGTGTCCAAGCTGCGGACCCAGCTGGGCGTCATCCACCCGCTgccggccccgccgccgctcCCCTCCCTCCCGCGGTCCGTGCTGGGCCTCTTCGCGCTCTTCTTCTTCGTGGGCGCGGCCTTCGACAAGCTGCTCACcctccgccggcgccgccgcgccgAGCGGGAGGTCCGGGTGAACGGGTCCTGGCCGCAGGTGCCCACCTCCGGCTTCTCGCTCTTCCTGGAGGAGAAGGACCTGCAGCGCAAGGAGTCCGTGGAGTGGGTCAACATGGTGCTGGGCAAGCTCTGGAAGGTCTACCGCCCCGGCATCGAGGGCTGGATCGTCGGCCTGCTCCAGCCCGTCATCGACAACCTCCAGAAGCCGGATTATGTCAACCGCGTTGAGATCCGGCAGTTCCACCTCGGCGAGGAGCCGCTCTCCGTCAGGAACGTCGAGCGCCGGACCTCACGCCGGGCCAACGACCTGCA GTACCAAATCGGCATCCGTTATGCTGGTGATGCACGCATGGCATTGGCCCTCTCCTTGAAGTTCAGTGCCGTGCCAATCGTCGTGCCGGTCTGGGTTCGAGATTTTGATATCGATGGGGAGTTGTGGGTTAAGTTGAGGCTTATTCCGACAGAACCATGGGTGGGAGCTGTGTCTTGGGCATTTGTGTCGCTTCCGAAGATAAAGTTTGAGCTGTCACTGTTCCGTCTCTTCAATCTTATGG CAATTCCTGTTCTGTCAAT ATTTCTCACGAAACTTCTAACGGAAGACCTGCCACGTCTCTTTGTCCGGCCAAAAAAGATTGTCCTTGATTTTGAGAAGGGGAGAGCTATGGGACCTGTTGCAGGAGATGTTGCAAGCGACATAATTCAAAATGTTGCAAGCGGTATAATGCAAGGGGTTGCAAGTGACTTAGTTCAAGATGTTCAAGATGGAAATAAGGACTTTGTCGGAGAGCTATCAGTGACACTAGTTGATGCTAGGAAGCTTAGCTTTGTCTTGTTCG GGAAGACAGATCCATATGTTGCCATGATTCTTGGTGATCAAGTCATAAAGAGCAAGAAGAACAGCCAAACAACTGTGACTGGCCTGCCAGAAGAACCAATCTGGAATCAA GATTTTCATATGCTGGTCGTAAACCCTCGCAAACAAAAGTTGTGTATTCAAGTGAAGGACACGGTTGGTTTCACCGACATCACTATTGGCACTGGAGAG GTTGATCTAAGCTCACTCAAAGACACAGTACCCACCGACAAGATTGTCACGTTATACGGAGGGTGGGGCTTCTTCGGAAAGCGGTCATCCGGCGAGGTCCTCCTCCGCCTCACATACAAAGCCTACGTCGAGGACGAAGAAGACGAGACGGTCAAAACCGAGTACGCCACGGGCTACATCTCAGACGAGGACACGCTAGACTTTGTCCAGCTCGACGGCACCAGGCGGGGCGATTTCAACGGCAACGAGAGGGAGACCTTCATGGACCTGCTGGCCGCGCTGCTCGTGAGCGAGGAGTTCCAGGGCATCGTGTCGTCAGCTGAGACCAAGAGCTCGAGAGGCGCCGAGAAGGCTGAGGTATCGCAAGCCAGTGATGTCGCCGTGCCCGCCGGTATCGCCGTAGCCACGGGCCCAGTGTCTAGTAACCCTGAAG ATAGGGCCCTGGTATGGCTTGCTGCCATAACCAGCGTGATGTTGCTCGTCTCCTCCAACATTGGTGGCTCCGGTTACTTTAACCCATAG